One genomic window of Patescibacteria group bacterium includes the following:
- a CDS encoding formyltransferase family protein — MKPLRLALLISGGGTTAMAIEEATRTGPLQGLVEIACVIVSRPDAGGIKKALERKLICEVVRRKDFQDGIQFGRALISSFEKYEVTAIGQHGWLPTTPLNVINLFPERTNNQHPGATDPGYPDFGGTGMHGARVPCATLYFMRKAKIPHPWIEATAHVVDPVVDRGLIIHSERVAILPDDTVASLQERLLPVEHKVQIEAWRQIATGTAKPHLRPEELIKRDYLEILNEAKRAAEILYPKG; from the coding sequence ATGAAGCCACTTCGACTCGCGCTCCTGATTTCAGGAGGAGGAACCACCGCCATGGCCATTGAGGAAGCCACTCGCACTGGACCGCTTCAAGGTTTGGTAGAAATCGCTTGCGTCATTGTCAGCCGGCCTGATGCTGGAGGTATCAAAAAAGCTCTTGAAAGAAAGTTGATCTGTGAGGTCGTGAGGCGTAAAGACTTTCAAGACGGCATTCAGTTTGGCAGAGCTCTTATCTCATCGTTCGAAAAATATGAGGTCACCGCTATCGGCCAGCACGGTTGGCTTCCTACCACTCCGCTGAACGTCATTAACCTGTTCCCTGAAAGAACGAACAACCAGCACCCGGGCGCAACCGACCCGGGCTATCCCGACTTTGGCGGCACAGGAATGCATGGTGCGAGGGTTCCCTGCGCCACTCTGTACTTCATGCGGAAAGCCAAGATTCCGCACCCTTGGATCGAGGCCACAGCGCACGTGGTTGATCCAGTGGTTGACCGAGGGCTTATCATTCACAGTGAGAGGGTTGCGATCCTGCCAGATGACACTGTTGCAAGTCTGCAAGAAAGACTCCTGCCCGTTGAACACAAGGTTCAAATCGAAGCTTGGCGGCAAATTGCGACGGGCACGGCCAAACCTCACCTCCGGCCAGAGGAACTGATCAAGCGGGATTACTTGGAAATTCTCAACGAAGCCAAACGAGCTGCTGAAATCTTGTACCCGAAAGGTTAA
- the atpD gene encoding F0F1 ATP synthase subunit beta has protein sequence MTTTGKIKKIIGPVVDVEFADHVPDIYSALTVMNGTKKIILETEQHIGGNTVRAVAMDSTDGLSRGMEVTDTKAPISVPVGKETLGRIFNVLGEAIDDGKQVTTGTLSPIHRKAPSFVSQATEVEILETGIKVIDLICPVLKGGKVGLFGGAGVGKTVVIQELIHNIASNHGGYSVFAGVGERTREGNDLYHEMKDSGVIDKVAMVFGQMNEPPGARMRVALSGLTMAEYFRDVEGKDVLFFIDNIFRFTQAGSEVSALLGRIPSAVGYQPTLATEMGNMQERITSTDKGSVTSVQAVYVPADDLTDPAPATTFSHLDSTVVLNRSLSEIGIYPAVDPLDSSSTILDPNIVGKDHYTTAREVQRVLQRYKDLQDIIAILGMEELSEDDKALVIRARKIQKFLSQPFFVAEQFTGAKGQYVPLAETIRSFKEILEGKHDSKAESEFYMKGAL, from the coding sequence ATGACAACTACAGGAAAAATTAAAAAGATCATCGGACCGGTCGTCGACGTCGAGTTTGCTGACCACGTGCCAGATATTTATAGTGCTTTGACCGTTATGAACGGTACGAAGAAAATCATTCTCGAAACCGAACAACATATCGGCGGCAACACCGTCCGCGCCGTGGCCATGGATAGCACCGACGGACTTTCTCGCGGTATGGAAGTAACCGACACCAAAGCTCCGATTTCCGTTCCTGTTGGCAAAGAAACCCTTGGCCGAATTTTCAATGTTCTCGGCGAAGCCATCGATGACGGAAAACAAGTAACCACCGGCACCCTGTCTCCCATTCATCGCAAAGCTCCATCATTCGTTTCTCAGGCAACCGAAGTGGAAATTCTTGAAACTGGTATTAAAGTTATCGACCTTATTTGTCCCGTTCTCAAAGGAGGAAAAGTCGGTCTTTTCGGAGGAGCGGGCGTCGGTAAAACTGTCGTCATTCAGGAACTCATCCACAACATTGCATCAAACCACGGAGGATATTCTGTGTTCGCCGGCGTCGGAGAACGAACGCGCGAAGGAAACGATCTCTATCATGAAATGAAAGACTCGGGTGTCATCGACAAGGTGGCTATGGTGTTCGGACAAATGAACGAACCGCCAGGTGCTCGTATGCGCGTGGCACTTTCCGGACTTACCATGGCGGAATATTTCCGCGATGTTGAAGGTAAGGATGTGCTTTTCTTTATCGACAACATTTTCCGATTCACCCAAGCCGGTTCTGAAGTATCAGCGCTCCTCGGACGCATTCCTTCAGCTGTGGGATACCAACCAACGCTCGCTACAGAAATGGGAAACATGCAGGAAAGAATTACCTCAACCGACAAAGGTTCGGTGACTTCCGTTCAAGCTGTCTACGTGCCAGCGGATGACCTTACTGACCCCGCTCCTGCAACAACCTTCTCCCACCTCGACTCTACCGTCGTGCTCAACCGTTCACTTTCTGAAATTGGTATTTATCCAGCCGTTGATCCACTCGACTCGTCTTCGACCATTTTGGATCCAAACATTGTCGGCAAAGATCACTACACCACCGCTCGAGAAGTTCAGCGCGTACTTCAACGCTACAAAGATTTGCAAGACATCATTGCCATTTTGGGTATGGAAGAACTTTCCGAAGATGACAAAGCGCTCGTTATCCGCGCTCGTAAAATTCAAAAATTCCTTTCACAACCATTCTTCGTCGCTGAACAATTTACCGGCGCCAAAGGTCAGTACGTTCCACTTGCCGAAACCATTCGATCATTCAAGGAAATTTTGGAAGGAAAACATGATAGCAAAGCTGAGAGCGAGTTTTACATGAAGGGTGCCCTCTAA
- the pyrF gene encoding orotidine-5'-phosphate decarboxylase, whose protein sequence is MRDPSKRVIVALDNMSYAEAIAMAQLLQAEVAGVKIGLERLYAEGVSATMDSLACLPGPEMVPVFADFKPYDIANTVSKAMKNLARLGPQIINVPCLGGRKMLMAARKAVDDVWENDRYNFGLTRKPLLVGVTILTSLGFEDLREIGLITTEGYAAVEGITPEIAQAKTVRNLVVKLALLAKSCGLDGAVAGAHEALSIHAACGSSFKIITPGIRLAGAAADDQVRIATPSEAIAAGADYLVIGRPITEAKDPLATLQLINQQVAEALAQQQEGVARYARKS, encoded by the coding sequence ATGAGAGACCCGTCAAAACGAGTCATTGTTGCTTTAGACAACATGAGCTACGCCGAAGCCATTGCGATGGCACAATTACTTCAAGCAGAAGTGGCAGGCGTGAAAATTGGCCTGGAACGTCTTTATGCCGAAGGCGTCAGTGCAACAATGGATTCACTCGCCTGTCTTCCTGGCCCGGAAATGGTTCCTGTTTTCGCAGACTTTAAACCCTACGACATAGCGAACACAGTGTCCAAAGCTATGAAAAACCTTGCTCGCCTGGGACCGCAGATTATCAATGTCCCCTGTTTGGGTGGTCGCAAAATGCTCATGGCTGCACGAAAAGCTGTTGACGACGTGTGGGAAAATGACCGATACAATTTTGGACTAACAAGAAAACCCTTGCTCGTCGGCGTCACGATTCTTACGAGTCTTGGATTTGAAGACTTGCGAGAAATCGGTTTGATCACAACCGAAGGTTACGCCGCAGTCGAAGGCATTACGCCTGAAATTGCGCAAGCAAAAACTGTTCGAAACCTTGTGGTGAAATTAGCCCTTCTGGCAAAATCTTGCGGACTTGACGGCGCCGTGGCTGGAGCTCACGAAGCACTGAGTATTCATGCCGCGTGTGGCTCCAGTTTCAAAATTATCACTCCGGGCATTCGTCTCGCAGGTGCGGCGGCGGATGATCAGGTTCGTATCGCAACGCCATCAGAGGCAATTGCGGCAGGCGCAGATTATCTTGTAATCGGACGTCCGATAACGGAAGCGAAGGATCCCTTAGCGACCTTACAACTCATCAATCAGCAAGTAGCGGAAGCACTTGCGCAACAACAGGAAGGAGTAGCTCGATATGCAAGGAAATCTTAG
- a CDS encoding CYTH domain-containing protein, with the protein MSHEIETKVLDIDAEKIKAKLIALSAKKIQDTRLVVDWYRPVGTKEGTDPWFLRIRSNSQGTHEVTWKAKSEILGVARKHKEINFSIAEPEKLSDLFEELQLEKYAHQEKNRISFTLKDWQFDIDEYPNMPAFLEIESGSEEQIQKALTLLDLAKNRTWAKGERILIQEIYKLDWYDMKF; encoded by the coding sequence ATGTCACATGAAATTGAAACCAAAGTTTTAGATATTGATGCTGAAAAAATAAAAGCGAAATTGATTGCGTTGAGTGCGAAAAAAATCCAGGATACTCGCCTTGTAGTCGATTGGTACCGACCCGTGGGAACAAAAGAAGGCACAGATCCCTGGTTTTTAAGAATTCGATCTAATTCTCAGGGAACACATGAGGTAACGTGGAAAGCCAAATCAGAAATCCTCGGTGTTGCGCGCAAACACAAAGAAATTAATTTCTCCATAGCTGAACCAGAAAAACTTTCTGATCTTTTCGAAGAATTACAATTAGAAAAATATGCTCACCAGGAAAAAAATCGGATTTCTTTTACTTTGAAAGATTGGCAATTTGATATTGACGAGTACCCAAACATGCCCGCGTTTCTGGAAATCGAAAGTGGAAGCGAAGAACAAATTCAAAAAGCCCTGACGCTCCTTGATCTAGCAAAAAATAGAACCTGGGCGAAAGGAGAAAGAATTCTCATTCAAGAAATCTACAAGCTGGATTGGTACGACATGAAGTTTTAA
- a CDS encoding M1 family metallopeptidase, with product MQKNSKKSVRLSADIAPKRYAIKLKPDLEKFIFEGEEVITIIVGKATQTLTLHSKELDIEVAEVTHGKDKNFAGKISYNEKAETVTLTFPELIPKGQAKLKLVFRGVLNDKLRGFYRSQYEVAGTKRHMATTQFESTDARRAFPCFDEPAHKAIFDVTLLVPTHTVAISNTLPISEEERDGLREVIFAPTPKMSTYLLAFIIGEFEHIETKTKEGTLVRVFVTPGKKHQAEFALECAAKTLSFYNQYFDIPYPLPVLDMIAIPDFSAGAMENWGAITYRESALLVDPKNTSAASKQWVALVIAHEIAHQWFGNLVTMEWWTHLWLNEGFASYIEYLAVDKLFPKWNIWTQFAYLDLSSALGLDALKHTHPIEIDVHHPSEIAEIFDEVSYSKGASVIRMLADYLGEKDFRDGLRLYLKKHSYANASTIYLWQAFAKVSKKPVEKIMKNWTGKGGYPVVSVSEEKGKLLLSQKRFFSNPVSAKLHKEKTTWTVPISVLSSAGKIEKFLLDASQASQKLPAGSWYKINPNESSFFRTAYSPELLGRFKIPLSKNKLSTLDRFGLVRDSFALAEGGIVSVTDALSLVCQYTNEESYTIWAELSGRLQKIKRLIQNQSYTENYRQFVLAIFEKAVQRVGWQAKSSDGHEDVLLRSLILGTAGDYGHSATVAMAKKMMNDFLYKQKPVPADIRGAVYGIAAEFGNEKDFRKILALYRGEKLHEEQGRLGRALAGFKNKKLLSEVLTFALSKDVRGQDALSLVASVLGNPAGSDLAWAFLKKNWPTFLERFGDGGHQLSRLIKTCVVFSTREAYTDIKTFFKTHPAPGASRAVEQALEKIDGNIRWLERDGKKIEEFLKNYEKNLV from the coding sequence ATGCAGAAAAATTCTAAAAAATCAGTCCGGTTGTCAGCTGATATTGCCCCAAAAAGATACGCGATCAAATTGAAGCCCGATCTTGAAAAATTTATATTTGAAGGAGAGGAGGTCATTACAATCATTGTTGGAAAAGCTACACAAACACTCACGCTTCACTCAAAGGAGCTCGATATTGAAGTGGCGGAAGTTACTCATGGAAAAGATAAAAATTTTGCTGGAAAAATTTCGTACAATGAAAAAGCAGAAACAGTCACGCTCACATTTCCAGAATTAATTCCAAAAGGTCAGGCTAAATTAAAATTAGTTTTCCGCGGCGTTCTCAACGACAAACTTCGCGGATTTTATCGCAGTCAATATGAAGTTGCTGGAACGAAGCGTCACATGGCCACAACCCAGTTTGAATCAACCGATGCTCGTCGAGCGTTTCCATGTTTTGATGAGCCGGCGCACAAAGCTATTTTTGATGTCACGCTTTTGGTGCCGACTCACACCGTAGCGATTTCAAACACTTTACCGATTTCCGAGGAGGAGCGCGATGGTTTGCGAGAGGTAATTTTTGCGCCGACACCAAAAATGTCGACCTATCTTTTGGCTTTTATCATTGGTGAATTTGAGCACATCGAAACAAAGACTAAAGAGGGAACATTGGTAAGAGTCTTCGTCACGCCCGGCAAAAAACACCAAGCAGAATTTGCGCTTGAATGCGCCGCTAAAACACTTTCTTTCTATAACCAATATTTTGATATTCCGTATCCGCTTCCAGTTCTCGATATGATCGCTATTCCCGATTTTTCGGCAGGAGCTATGGAAAATTGGGGCGCGATTACCTACAGGGAGTCGGCTCTTTTGGTTGACCCCAAAAACACCTCAGCCGCTTCAAAGCAGTGGGTGGCGCTAGTCATTGCCCATGAAATTGCGCATCAATGGTTCGGTAATTTAGTGACGATGGAATGGTGGACGCACTTGTGGCTGAACGAAGGTTTTGCGTCATACATCGAATATCTAGCGGTAGACAAACTTTTTCCAAAATGGAACATCTGGACGCAGTTTGCCTATCTTGATCTTTCATCTGCACTCGGACTCGATGCTCTGAAACATACGCATCCAATTGAAATCGATGTGCATCACCCTTCAGAAATTGCCGAAATTTTTGATGAGGTGTCGTATTCAAAAGGTGCGTCGGTGATCAGAATGCTCGCGGACTATCTGGGTGAAAAAGATTTTCGTGACGGGTTGCGATTGTATTTGAAAAAACACAGTTATGCCAACGCCTCGACCATTTATCTCTGGCAAGCCTTTGCCAAGGTTTCCAAAAAACCGGTAGAAAAAATTATGAAAAATTGGACAGGCAAGGGTGGGTATCCTGTAGTTTCGGTTTCGGAAGAAAAAGGTAAACTTTTACTCTCGCAAAAAAGATTTTTCTCAAATCCAGTTTCAGCGAAGTTGCACAAGGAAAAAACAACGTGGACTGTGCCCATTTCAGTACTATCAAGTGCCGGTAAAATAGAAAAGTTTTTACTCGACGCTTCGCAAGCCTCCCAAAAGTTGCCTGCAGGCTCTTGGTACAAAATTAATCCAAATGAGAGTAGCTTTTTCCGTACGGCCTATTCGCCTGAGCTACTGGGACGATTTAAAATTCCACTTTCCAAAAACAAGCTTTCAACCCTTGATCGATTTGGTTTAGTCCGCGATAGTTTTGCGCTTGCCGAAGGCGGAATAGTTTCAGTGACCGATGCGCTTTCTCTGGTCTGTCAATATACAAATGAAGAGAGTTACACCATTTGGGCTGAGCTTTCTGGACGTTTGCAAAAAATTAAGCGTCTTATACAAAATCAATCATATACAGAAAACTACCGTCAATTTGTTCTTGCGATTTTTGAAAAAGCGGTACAAAGAGTAGGATGGCAAGCCAAATCTTCTGATGGTCATGAGGACGTACTTCTCCGCAGTTTAATTTTAGGTACGGCAGGAGATTATGGTCATAGTGCAACGGTCGCGATGGCCAAAAAAATGATGAATGATTTTTTGTACAAACAGAAACCAGTGCCTGCTGATATTCGCGGCGCGGTTTATGGTATTGCGGCAGAGTTCGGAAATGAAAAAGATTTCCGGAAAATTTTGGCTTTGTACCGAGGAGAAAAATTACATGAAGAGCAGGGGAGACTTGGCCGGGCGTTGGCGGGCTTTAAAAATAAAAAACTTTTAAGTGAAGTTTTGACGTTTGCGCTTTCAAAGGACGTTCGTGGGCAGGACGCGCTCAGTCTCGTTGCGTCAGTTTTGGGTAACCCAGCGGGAAGTGATTTAGCCTGGGCATTCCTCAAGAAAAACTGGCCAACTTTTCTCGAGCGATTCGGTGATGGTGGTCATCAACTTTCCAGATTGATTAAAACCTGTGTCGTTTTCAGTACGCGTGAGGCGTATACTGATATCAAGACCTTTTTCAAAACTCACCCAGCTCCCGGTGCTTCTCGAGCTGTTGAGCAGGCACTTGAAAAAATCGATGGGAATATTAGGTGGCTTGAGAGAGATGGTAAAAAAATAGAAGAATTTTTAAAGAATTATGAAAAAAATCTGGTTTAA
- a CDS encoding LUD domain-containing protein: MYNTLASKKSVEKTIAGLKSTGIEAMFVESGVEAKKKVLEIIPAGAEVMNMTSITLETIGVVDEINQSGKFNSVRNKLMDKDVAPREKKRLGAAPEWTVGSVHAVTENGEVMIASNTGSQLPAYAYGADHVIWVVGTQKIVKDLDEGHKRIYEHVLPLESERAHKAYGVPGSFVSKILVVNKEVQPERITLIFVGENLGF, encoded by the coding sequence ATGTATAACACCCTTGCCTCTAAAAAATCTGTTGAGAAAACTATCGCTGGCTTAAAATCAACCGGCATCGAAGCTATGTTTGTCGAAAGCGGAGTTGAGGCAAAAAAGAAGGTTTTGGAAATAATTCCGGCGGGGGCTGAAGTGATGAACATGACCTCGATAACTCTTGAAACGATTGGAGTTGTAGATGAAATCAACCAATCCGGAAAATTTAATTCCGTGCGAAATAAATTGATGGACAAAGACGTTGCTCCCCGTGAAAAAAAGCGTCTCGGTGCGGCGCCCGAATGGACTGTCGGTAGTGTTCACGCGGTGACAGAAAACGGTGAAGTGATGATCGCTTCAAATACCGGAAGTCAGTTGCCTGCCTATGCCTATGGAGCGGATCATGTCATCTGGGTTGTGGGTACGCAAAAAATTGTTAAAGATTTGGATGAAGGACACAAGCGCATTTATGAGCACGTCTTACCACTTGAGAGTGAGAGAGCCCACAAAGCCTACGGTGTTCCCGGCAGTTTTGTTAGCAAAATTTTGGTTGTAAACAAAGAGGTTCAGCCAGAAAGGATTACGTTGATTTTTGTTGGGGAGAATTTGGGGTTCTAA
- a CDS encoding L-threonylcarbamoyladenylate synthase, whose translation MKKIWFKRKKYGWGWTFGTWESYAVLALYVLLLVYIFRLVDLGSHSGSDTLLNFAPRFLLLTTALYLLCWLKGEKPEWSSLRKTQDKWGEEKKGLRDILRGGGVAVIPTDTTYGIVGSALNERTVNEIYRLRKRDLNKPFIVLIADKKDLKKFGVIPTEAQEKILRKVWPGPVSVILPCNSERFAYLHRGKNSLAFRVPVRHELQSLLGDAGPLVAPSANPQGHLVAKNISEARAYFGHHVDFYQDGGEVTASPSRLIDITDDTEKVLRA comes from the coding sequence ATGAAAAAAATCTGGTTTAAAAGAAAAAAATACGGATGGGGGTGGACATTTGGAACATGGGAAAGCTACGCTGTTTTAGCACTCTATGTGTTGCTCTTGGTCTACATTTTTCGCTTAGTCGACTTAGGTTCCCACTCTGGAAGTGACACGTTACTGAATTTTGCCCCGAGATTTTTGCTGTTAACCACGGCTCTGTATCTTCTGTGCTGGTTGAAAGGAGAGAAGCCTGAGTGGTCATCCCTTCGAAAAACTCAGGACAAGTGGGGTGAAGAAAAAAAGGGTTTACGAGATATTTTACGAGGCGGCGGAGTTGCGGTGATTCCAACTGATACAACTTACGGGATTGTTGGTTCGGCACTTAATGAAAGAACGGTCAATGAAATTTACCGGTTGCGCAAGCGAGATTTAAATAAACCGTTTATTGTTTTGATTGCTGACAAGAAAGACTTGAAAAAGTTTGGTGTGATACCGACTGAGGCACAGGAAAAAATTCTAAGAAAAGTTTGGCCGGGCCCAGTCAGTGTGATTCTGCCGTGCAATTCAGAAAGATTTGCGTATCTTCATCGTGGAAAAAACTCGCTTGCGTTTCGCGTACCTGTGCGGCATGAACTTCAGTCACTTCTTGGCGATGCCGGACCCCTCGTTGCTCCGTCAGCTAATCCGCAAGGTCATCTCGTTGCTAAAAATATTTCCGAGGCGAGGGCATACTTCGGACACCATGTTGATTTCTATCAAGATGGTGGGGAAGTCACCGCATCTCCCTCGCGACTTATTGATATCACTGACGATACTGAAAAAGTTTTACGCGCTTAA
- the atpC gene encoding ATP synthase F1 subunit epsilon, producing the protein MAKKLKLKIITPERLILDEEVDQVTFPTTEGELTILPDHIPLIANLKSGDVVAVSNGEHIPMAVAGGFVEIKKNESGQTTVAVLADFAEHVSDLSDDIIAKAKLRAEELQKQMANKEVVNFEHFSAELERSLTRVKIADKWKSKKYRK; encoded by the coding sequence ATGGCTAAAAAACTTAAACTAAAAATCATCACCCCAGAACGCCTGATCCTCGACGAGGAAGTTGATCAGGTTACCTTCCCAACAACCGAAGGAGAATTGACCATTTTGCCTGACCACATTCCGCTCATCGCAAATTTAAAATCAGGTGATGTCGTGGCAGTTTCAAACGGTGAGCATATTCCAATGGCAGTGGCCGGCGGGTTTGTTGAGATCAAAAAAAATGAATCGGGGCAAACAACAGTCGCAGTTTTGGCTGATTTTGCTGAACATGTATCTGATCTTTCTGACGATATCATCGCCAAAGCTAAGTTACGCGCAGAGGAATTGCAAAAACAAATGGCTAATAAAGAAGTAGTGAACTTCGAACATTTCTCCGCCGAACTCGAACGCTCGCTCACACGCGTCAAAATTGCTGACAAGTGGAAATCGAAAAAATATCGCAAGTAA
- a CDS encoding phosphoribosyltransferase family protein, with protein MQGNLSESEILRIFEECGVLINGHFILRSGLHSTGYLEKGHLLARTLVLKRLCHAMAELFVDDHVETVVAPAVAGVALSQWIAHHLTILTGCEVFAVFADKKDSGGFEIKRDFDKYIRGRRTLVAEDIVTKGGSVRDAIEITRKAKGDVVGACAIADRGGITASDLGIQRFETLIRLNLPTYNAGLSECPACAAGVAIDTLHGHGKVLVPNYL; from the coding sequence ATGCAAGGAAATCTTAGTGAGTCTGAAATCCTTAGGATTTTTGAAGAGTGCGGCGTGCTCATAAATGGGCACTTCATTCTGCGTTCCGGTCTCCACTCAACGGGCTACCTTGAAAAAGGTCATCTGTTAGCTCGCACTCTAGTATTAAAAAGGTTGTGCCATGCCATGGCTGAGCTCTTTGTTGACGACCACGTTGAAACAGTTGTTGCGCCAGCAGTCGCTGGAGTTGCTCTATCTCAGTGGATTGCGCACCACTTAACCATACTTACTGGTTGTGAAGTCTTTGCGGTTTTTGCCGACAAAAAGGATAGTGGTGGCTTCGAGATCAAACGGGACTTCGACAAATACATCCGCGGAAGGCGAACCTTGGTGGCAGAAGATATTGTCACAAAAGGTGGAAGTGTCCGAGATGCAATCGAAATCACGCGCAAGGCCAAAGGAGATGTTGTCGGAGCTTGTGCCATTGCCGATCGTGGTGGAATTACCGCGAGTGATCTGGGAATACAAAGGTTTGAGACTTTGATACGCTTGAACCTACCGACCTACAACGCAGGGCTAAGTGAGTGCCCAGCCTGTGCTGCTGGTGTGGCAATTGACACATTGCATGGTCACGGAAAAGTTCTTGTTCCCAATTATTTGTAG
- a CDS encoding metalloregulator ArsR/SmtB family transcription factor, whose product MSFCDEIQKLGKGIGTASRYQIIESLLSGPLTVGEIVKKVKLSQPAVSQHLKTLKACQLVSDQKRGKEVFYSINVKHMADLLKHFMTTINECPKEKLKTTK is encoded by the coding sequence ATGAGCTTTTGTGATGAAATTCAAAAACTAGGAAAAGGCATCGGTACTGCGTCGAGGTATCAAATTATTGAGAGTTTGCTCTCAGGCCCTTTAACTGTGGGAGAAATTGTTAAAAAAGTAAAACTTTCCCAACCCGCTGTTTCCCAGCATTTAAAAACCCTCAAGGCTTGTCAGCTTGTTTCCGATCAGAAAAGAGGAAAAGAGGTTTTTTACTCAATTAATGTGAAGCACATGGCGGATCTTCTGAAACATTTTATGACCACTATTAACGAATGTCCGAAAGAAAAACTTAAAACTACAAAATAA
- a CDS encoding alpha/beta hydrolase, translating to MLKKPKIKVILIHGNGGGWPKENWLPPVAAKLKKLGLDVAFKQFPDPVLARAKYWLPFIKKLGADQNTILVGHSSGAVAAMRYAEKNKILGSILVATCYTDLGEPNEKVSKYYDKPWNWKAIKNNQQWIVQFASVDDRFIPIAEARFVHKKLKTEYYEFKHQGHFSSWDKKIDFPQIISIIKKKLKL from the coding sequence ATGTTAAAAAAACCGAAAATCAAAGTTATTCTGATACATGGTAACGGTGGGGGATGGCCAAAGGAAAATTGGTTGCCACCCGTTGCGGCTAAGCTTAAAAAGCTCGGGCTCGATGTGGCATTTAAGCAATTTCCCGACCCTGTGCTTGCTCGAGCAAAGTATTGGTTGCCGTTTATTAAAAAGTTGGGGGCTGATCAAAACACCATTCTAGTCGGACACTCCTCTGGTGCGGTTGCGGCAATGCGGTACGCAGAAAAAAATAAAATTTTAGGTTCGATTTTAGTTGCTACCTGTTATACCGATCTCGGCGAGCCAAATGAGAAAGTTAGTAAGTATTATGATAAGCCGTGGAATTGGAAAGCAATTAAAAATAATCAGCAATGGATTGTTCAGTTTGCTTCAGTTGATGATCGATTTATTCCGATTGCCGAAGCGCGGTTTGTCCATAAAAAATTGAAGACCGAGTATTATGAGTTTAAGCACCAAGGGCATTTTTCTAGTTGGGATAAGAAAATTGATTTTCCGCAGATCATCTCGATAATTAAAAAGAAGCTGAAATTATAA
- a CDS encoding endonuclease/exonuclease/phosphatase family protein, with translation MLADFQKPIRFASINIEHNLHYDRIFPFLKNFQPDVFCAQEIFECDIHMFEQELGMKCVFAPMAKRQIADDSPLAPLTLSGVAIFTRLSLVNSSIRYYVGSADAIPLFYKNPEVGTTVINKVLLSVELSCDDVLYTFATTHFTWTKNGEATDEQRVNLKELFSILDTMPDFVLSGDFNAPRGREIFTSIANRYRDNIPTHYRTSIDGNLHRAGDLQLMVDGLFSTPQYTISEVKLTEGVSDHQAVTAIISKK, from the coding sequence ATGCTCGCTGATTTCCAAAAACCGATTCGTTTCGCGTCTATTAATATTGAACACAACCTCCACTACGATAGGATTTTTCCATTTCTAAAAAATTTTCAACCGGACGTTTTTTGTGCTCAAGAAATTTTCGAATGTGACATCCATATGTTCGAACAGGAACTTGGCATGAAATGCGTTTTCGCGCCGATGGCCAAGAGACAAATTGCCGATGACAGTCCTCTTGCACCACTCACGCTTTCGGGTGTTGCTATTTTTACTCGATTATCTTTGGTCAATTCTTCCATACGCTATTATGTTGGTAGTGCGGACGCGATACCCTTATTTTACAAAAACCCCGAAGTAGGAACTACCGTCATAAACAAAGTTCTTCTTTCGGTTGAGCTTTCTTGTGATGATGTTTTGTATACCTTTGCTACGACTCATTTTACGTGGACCAAAAATGGTGAAGCCACCGACGAGCAACGTGTGAATCTTAAGGAGCTTTTTTCGATACTCGATACTATGCCTGACTTTGTTTTGTCAGGGGATTTTAACGCTCCACGTGGGCGAGAGATTTTTACTTCTATTGCGAATCGATACAGAGATAATATTCCTACGCATTACAGAACAAGTATCGATGGGAATCTTCATCGAGCGGGTGATTTACAGCTTATGGTTGACGGACTTTTTAGTACGCCACAATACACAATTTCTGAAGTGAAGCTGACTGAAGGTGTCAGTGATCATCAAGCGGTCACGGCGATTATTTCAAAAAAGTAA